The BD1-7 clade bacterium region CGTCTTCTTTGATAACCAGTGGGTTGATTTCGATCAACGCAAGGTCTTTGTCTTGGAACAATTTAGCCAGACCCATGAAGATCTTAACGAATTGACCCACTTGAGTTTTGTTCAAACCCAATTTGAACGCTAACTCACGACCTTGGTATGGCTGAGGGCCAACCAATGGATCGATTTCACACTTAAGAATCTTTTCAGGAGTCTCGTGAGCAACAGTTTCGATTTCAACACCACCTTCGGTAGATGCCATGAAAACGATACGCTGAGATGCACGATCAAGAACTGCACCCAAGTACAATTCGTCAGCGATGTCAGTGCAATCTTCAACCAAAATTTTAGATACTGGCTGGCCATTTTCGTCTGTTTGGAAGGTAACCAGGTTTTTACCTAACCAGCTTTTAGCGAATTCAGCAGCAGCTTCCGGGCTATCAACCAGCTTAACACCGCCAGCTTTACCACGACCACCAGCGTGAACCTGAGTTTTAACAACCCATTTGTCACCGCCGATCAATTTTGCTTTTTCTGCTACTTCTTCAGGGGTGTCACACGCATAACCCTTAGAAACAGGCAGACCATATTCAGCAAACAACTGCTTGCCTTGATACTCATGAAGATTCATGTCGTCTTACCACTTTTTATGACATCTAACGATGCCGTTACTGATTGGTAGGCCGAACCTACCCCCCATCGTTCAAACGCGTCGATTGCGCACCCGCAGGTAAGGGCATGGTTTTTGAAGCGCCAACCCTGCGGATCGAAAAAGAGATTGATCAATAAACAACCGAAATTAACTGGCGCCTAAAAATCGCGCGCCAATTCTCTTAGATTTTGGCCGTGGTAGCAAGAGCGACACCGAAATTTAAAAAATCCGATATATCTACACGCTGTTGACTCGCAAACCGCGACCAAACAGAGGATTTACTTACGTTTTTTTCGATTTGCCTTATGAATTGCATGGCCGTGAATGGCCAAAGCAGCTTCATGGACAGCTTCAGACACCGTTGGATGACCAAATACGGTCAAGCCAATGTCTTCAGCGGTTGAACCGAATTCCATCGCAATAACAATCTGCTGGGCCAAATC contains the following coding sequences:
- the sucC gene encoding Succinate--CoA ligase [ADP-forming] subunit beta, whose translation is MNLHEYQGKQLFAEYGLPVSKGYACDTPEEVAEKAKLIGGDKWVVKTQVHAGGRGKAGGVKLVDSPEAAAEFAKSWLGKNLVTFQTDENGQPVSKILVEDCTDIADELYLGAVLDRASQRIVFMASTEGGVEIETVAHETPEKILKCEIDPLVGPQPYQGRELAFKLGLNKTQVGQFVKIFMGLAKLFQDKDLALIEINPLVIKEDGDLHCLDAKLGVDGNALYRQKEVAAMNDPSQEDAREAAAAKHDLNYVALDGNIGCMVNGAGLAMGTMDIVALHGGSPANFLDVGGGATKERVAEAFKLILSDDKVKAVLVNIFGGIVRCDMIAEGIIGAVKEVGVNVPVIVRLEGTNADLGKKVLAESDLDIIAAESLTDAAVQSVKAAG